One Channa argus isolate prfri chromosome 15, Channa argus male v1.0, whole genome shotgun sequence DNA segment encodes these proteins:
- the nptx1l gene encoding neuronal pentraxin 1 like, with product MQATRSEICWRLFLFSYLFLKSYSQDFGGQTQFICTSVPKDMDICAATLQNSVPGEDLKTTVMQLRETVLQQKETIMNQKETIRELTSKLARCESQSGAEPGDARPGGRRKEAGTKNTMGDVSRGPADTLTQLSQTLQSLKQRLENLEQFSRSNNSVQANSLKDLLQSKIDDLEKQVLSRVNSIEEGKPGLRNETEQRGRVESTLTSLHQRITDLEKGQRENRPLDKFQLTFPLRTNYMYAKVKKSLPEMYALTVCMWLKSNASPGVGTPFSYAVPGQANELVLIEWGNNPMEILINDKVAKLPFLINDGKWHHICVTWTTRDGVWEAFQDGVKRGSGENLAPYHPIKPQGLLILGQEQDTLGGGFDATQAFVGDLANFHIWDRKLSVGEIYNLATCSSKAQVGNVFAWMETSLDIYGGASKWTFEACRQLN from the exons ATGCAGGCCACAAGGAGCGAAATCTGTTGGAgactttttctattttcctaCCTGTTTCTGAAGAGTTATTCTCAAGACTTTGGCGGCCAGACGCAGTTCATTTGCACGTCCGTACCCAAGGATATGGACATATGCGCAGCCACTTTGCAGAACAGTGTGCCGGGAGAGGACTTGAAGACCACGGTTATGCAGCTGAGAGAGACGGTTTTGCAGCAGAAAGAGACGATCATGAACCAAAAAGAGACGATCCGAGAACTGACCTCAAAGTTGGCTCGGTGCGAGAGCCAGAGCGGCGCAGAGCCTGGGGACGCGCGGCCCGGAGGCAGGAGGAAAGAAGCTGGGACCAAAAACACAATGGGGGATGTATCGAGGGGCCCCGCTGACACTTTGACGCAACTATCTCAGACTTTACAGTCGCTGAAGCAAAGACTAGAAAATCTGGAG CAATTCAGCCGGAGTAACAACTCTGTGCAGGCGAACAGCCTCAAAGACCTGCTCCAAAGTAAAATCGACGACTTGGAGAAGCAGGTGTTGTCCCGAGTGAACAGCATCGAGGAGGGGAAGCCGGGACTCAGGAACGAGACCGAGCAGCGTGGGAGAGTGGAATCCACCCTCACATCTCTTCACCAGAGGATCACCGACCTGGAGAAAG gtcaaagagaaaacaggcCTCTGGATAAGTTCCAGCTCACGTTCCCACTGAGAACCAACTACATGTACGCGAAAGTGAAGAAGAGTTTGCCCGAGATGTACGCCCTCACCGTGTGCATGTGGCTCAAATCCAACGCATCTCCTGGAGTGGGAACACCTTTCTCCTATGCGGTGCCAGGTCAAGCCAATGAGCTGGTCCTCATAGAGTGGGGAAACAACCCAATGGAGATACTCATTAATGACAAG GTCGCAAAGCTGCCTTTTCTTATCAATGATGGAAAGTGGCATCACATCTGTGTGACCTGGACCACTCGCGATGGCGTTTGGGAAGCTTTCCAAGACGGCGTCAAGCGAGGGAGTGGAGAGAATCTGGCTCCATATCATCCCATCAAACCACAGGGCCTGCTGATCCTTGGTCAAGAGCAG GACACGCTCGGAGGAGGATTTGACGCCACACAAGCCTTCGTTGGAGACCTGGCAAATTTTCACATCTGGGATCGGAAACTATCCGTGGGAGAGATTTACAATCTGGCAACATGCAGCAGCAAAGCGCAAGTGGGCAATGTCTTTGCATGGATGGAGACCAGCCTTGACATTTACGGAGGTGCCTCGAAGTGGACATTTGAAGCTTGTCGCCAGCTCAACTGA